A genome region from Schlesneria paludicola DSM 18645 includes the following:
- a CDS encoding sugar phosphate isomerase/epimerase family protein, translating into MKYGLNMLLWTSDVTEAHYGILENIKKWGYDGVELPVFDLDPAKFAKLGKKLDELGLARTAVTVCADAENPISPDPAIRAAALTRLKKVIDSVAAAGGTLLCGPIHSALGTFSGTGATGDEWKWALETLHQVADHAQQNKVMLACEYLNRFECYFLTSAADDARFCREANHPYLKMMYDTFHANIEEKDLTAAMRGCWDQVTHVHISENDRSTPGEGHVDWKTTFQTLKELKYDGWLTVEAFGLALPELAAATKIWRRMFPTEEYLAQNALAFMKKNMEG; encoded by the coding sequence ATGAAGTACGGACTCAATATGTTGCTTTGGACGTCCGACGTGACCGAAGCGCATTATGGCATTCTCGAGAACATCAAGAAGTGGGGATACGATGGCGTTGAGCTTCCTGTGTTCGATCTCGATCCCGCGAAGTTCGCGAAACTGGGGAAGAAACTCGATGAACTTGGATTGGCTCGCACGGCTGTCACGGTCTGTGCCGACGCCGAGAATCCAATTTCGCCCGATCCCGCGATTCGCGCGGCCGCGTTGACTCGTTTGAAAAAAGTGATCGACTCGGTTGCCGCCGCGGGAGGGACCCTGCTCTGTGGTCCGATTCATTCGGCACTGGGAACGTTCTCGGGAACGGGGGCGACCGGGGATGAATGGAAGTGGGCTCTAGAAACACTGCATCAGGTGGCTGACCATGCCCAGCAAAACAAGGTGATGCTGGCCTGTGAATACCTCAATCGATTCGAATGCTACTTCCTGACCAGTGCCGCCGACGACGCACGATTTTGTCGCGAGGCGAACCATCCCTATCTGAAGATGATGTACGACACCTTCCATGCCAATATCGAGGAAAAAGATCTAACAGCAGCGATGCGCGGCTGTTGGGATCAGGTGACCCACGTGCATATTTCCGAGAATGATCGCTCGACACCGGGCGAAGGCCATGTTGACTGGAAGACCACATTCCAAACCTTGAAAGAGCTCAAGTATGACGGGTGGCTGACTGTCGAAGCGTTCGGCCTGGCCTTACCCGAACTGGCCGCCGCGACGAAAATCTGGCGTCGCATGTTCCCCACGGAAGAATATCTGGCTCAGAATGCGCTGGCCTTCATGAAGAAGAACATGGAAGGCTGA
- a CDS encoding M48 family metallopeptidase: protein MAGPHFDYRVRESARAKYMSLRVSVDRGLEVVVPRGFNRKLIPSFLNEKLDWVHSAMAKVEQARERRTATPAEVLPTQITLPSIGRTWFVDYLPQAGQQVSLVDHGDGRLQISGPIDSIPACHSVLQRWLRRQAFTALVPWIRSLSVETGIAFVQTAIRCQKSRWGSCSSSGTISLNQKLLFVDPDLVRYVLIHELCHMREMNHSQRYWNLVGQFYPDYRMARRRLKEAWFQMPVWAG from the coding sequence ATGGCAGGTCCACATTTTGACTATCGTGTTCGTGAGAGTGCTCGCGCGAAGTATATGAGCCTTCGCGTCAGTGTTGATCGCGGACTGGAAGTCGTGGTACCGCGGGGCTTCAATCGCAAACTGATCCCCTCGTTTCTGAACGAGAAACTGGACTGGGTTCATTCGGCAATGGCCAAGGTCGAACAGGCACGAGAGCGTCGCACGGCGACTCCCGCCGAAGTCTTGCCAACACAGATCACGCTGCCTTCGATCGGCCGCACCTGGTTTGTCGACTATCTACCGCAGGCCGGTCAGCAGGTTTCTCTGGTCGATCATGGAGACGGTCGGCTACAGATTTCCGGGCCAATCGACAGCATCCCGGCCTGCCACTCGGTCCTGCAGCGATGGCTGCGACGACAGGCATTTACCGCACTGGTACCGTGGATTCGCAGCCTGAGCGTCGAAACGGGAATCGCGTTCGTTCAGACGGCGATTCGCTGTCAGAAAAGCCGTTGGGGAAGTTGCTCATCCAGTGGAACAATCAGTCTTAACCAGAAACTGCTTTTCGTTGATCCCGACCTGGTGCGTTACGTGCTGATCCACGAACTGTGCCACATGCGCGAGATGAATCATTCGCAGCGATACTGGAATCTAGTCGGTCAGTTCTACCCCGACTATCGGATGGCGCGACGTCGCTTGAAAGAAGCCTGGTTTCAGATGCCAGTCTGGGCGGGCTAA
- a CDS encoding DUF2721 domain-containing protein: protein MESNPFAVLSLIVAPAILTNASSLLIMSTSNRLARSVDRAREISKQLEETKDFSGTEPQRRLRELAAAEQRALLLLRSLRSFYVALGAFASAAFISLLGAVLAPVDGVRLVIVLEVAGVATGLVAVSAIIYGSILLMHETRIAVRVVSQRVANVRERVDSLLSGARIGDHHL, encoded by the coding sequence ATGGAATCGAATCCGTTCGCAGTCCTTTCGCTGATCGTGGCTCCTGCCATTCTCACGAACGCATCGTCGTTGCTGATCATGAGCACCAGCAATCGTCTGGCGCGCAGCGTCGATCGTGCACGAGAGATTTCGAAGCAGCTTGAAGAGACGAAAGACTTTTCTGGAACGGAGCCACAGCGGCGCTTGCGTGAACTCGCAGCGGCCGAGCAACGGGCATTGCTCTTGTTGCGGTCACTTCGCAGCTTCTATGTGGCCCTAGGTGCGTTTGCGTCCGCCGCGTTCATTTCGCTGCTCGGTGCGGTTCTGGCACCTGTGGATGGGGTGAGGCTTGTGATCGTTCTGGAAGTTGCCGGGGTCGCCACGGGGCTTGTCGCCGTGAGCGCGATTATTTACGGATCAATCCTGCTTATGCATGAAACGCGTATCGCCGTTCGTGTCGTCAGCCAGCGGGTCGCGAATGTTCGCGAGCGTGTTGATAGTTTGCTAAGTGGCGCCCGGATTGGCGATCACCATCTGTAG
- a CDS encoding serine/threonine protein kinase: MAKRVRFVFNPMLNFLKKLLSPRRRVAKVDIGARFQLVCRVGQGSMSKVWRAVDQRTGKTVAVKVLDREKTKRLESRFLKMKEPKPIEGDIAVTLKHPHIVQTFEHGVTKDNEQFLVMEFIEGMSLSYLVDVQNEVMKKNRLRFIVELGEAIEYFHRQNWIHRDICPRNIVISQDLSLKLIDFGLVVPNTPEYQAPGNRTGTAVYMAPELIKRQRTDQRIDIFAYAVTCFEMYTRELPWPGGETLEAVVQHINIPPKELQKLVPDIDPVVANTIMRGLARDPRDRWPTMGQMLVPLREALARSRG; encoded by the coding sequence GTGGCGAAGCGAGTTCGTTTCGTATTCAATCCCATGTTGAACTTCCTCAAAAAGTTGCTTAGTCCCCGGCGCCGCGTTGCCAAAGTCGATATCGGTGCGCGGTTTCAATTGGTGTGCCGAGTGGGACAAGGCAGCATGTCGAAGGTCTGGCGTGCCGTTGATCAGCGCACGGGCAAGACGGTGGCGGTCAAAGTTCTTGATCGCGAAAAGACGAAGCGATTGGAATCTCGCTTCTTGAAGATGAAAGAACCGAAGCCGATCGAGGGCGATATCGCAGTCACTCTGAAGCATCCCCATATCGTGCAGACCTTCGAGCACGGGGTGACGAAAGACAACGAGCAGTTCCTGGTGATGGAGTTCATCGAAGGAATGTCGCTGAGTTATCTGGTCGATGTACAGAACGAAGTGATGAAGAAGAATCGCCTGCGCTTTATCGTGGAGCTGGGAGAGGCGATCGAATACTTCCACCGACAGAACTGGATTCATCGCGATATCTGTCCGCGGAATATCGTGATCAGTCAGGATCTGTCACTGAAGTTGATCGATTTCGGTCTGGTGGTACCGAACACGCCTGAGTATCAGGCTCCGGGGAATCGAACGGGGACCGCCGTCTACATGGCGCCGGAGTTGATCAAGCGTCAACGTACAGATCAGAGAATTGATATTTTTGCCTATGCTGTGACCTGTTTTGAAATGTACACACGTGAGCTTCCCTGGCCCGGTGGTGAGACATTGGAAGCCGTTGTCCAGCACATCAATATTCCTCCCAAAGAATTGCAGAAGCTTGTTCCCGACATCGATCCCGTCGTTGCGAACACAATCATGCGCGGTTTAGCGCGTGATCCGCGCGACCGTTGGCCGACGATGGGACAGATGCTCGTTCCCCTGCGTGAAGCCCTCGCCCGATCGCGCGGTTAG
- the accD gene encoding acetyl-CoA carboxylase, carboxyltransferase subunit beta, translating into MNSDIPPQQRDVHKTELNGEAPRKKRGVPEGLWIQCPSCKNTVYRKQVEQNLYLCPDCRHHFLVPGRVRIQQLLDEDSFEEWFGNLTSKDPLGFADSKPYKERLVLEQQKTGMRDACIAGRGYMRGRPLVFALTDSSFIMGSMGSVVGEMLTRSVEEATRLKLPLVILSGSGGGARMHEGILSLMQMGKVSAALGRFQAAGGLYISVLTNPTMGGVAASFASLGDITLAEPKALVGFAGPRVVRATCKIDLPAGFQTSEFLLEHGFIDRIVPRPELRTEISRLIDYCGM; encoded by the coding sequence ATGAATTCGGATATTCCTCCTCAGCAGCGAGACGTTCATAAGACCGAACTGAACGGTGAAGCGCCGCGAAAAAAACGCGGCGTTCCCGAAGGTCTGTGGATCCAGTGTCCTTCGTGTAAGAACACCGTTTATCGGAAGCAGGTCGAGCAAAATCTGTATCTGTGTCCTGACTGTCGGCACCACTTTCTGGTTCCGGGTCGAGTGCGGATTCAGCAACTCTTGGACGAAGACAGTTTTGAAGAATGGTTTGGCAACCTGACTTCAAAGGATCCGCTCGGTTTTGCGGACTCCAAGCCGTACAAAGAACGTCTGGTCCTCGAACAGCAGAAGACGGGAATGCGCGATGCGTGCATTGCCGGGCGCGGATACATGCGCGGTCGCCCACTTGTGTTCGCGTTGACCGATTCGTCGTTCATTATGGGAAGTATGGGATCGGTCGTCGGCGAGATGCTGACCCGGTCCGTCGAAGAAGCAACACGCCTGAAACTGCCGCTGGTGATTCTGAGCGGATCAGGCGGTGGCGCGCGAATGCACGAAGGAATTCTGTCGCTGATGCAAATGGGTAAGGTCAGCGCGGCGCTGGGGCGATTCCAAGCGGCGGGCGGATTGTATATCTCGGTGCTGACGAACCCGACCATGGGGGGCGTGGCGGCCAGCTTTGCATCGTTGGGCGATATCACATTGGCCGAGCCCAAAGCGCTCGTCGGCTTCGCGGGGCCGCGTGTCGTGCGTGCGACATGCAAGATTGACTTGCCGGCGGGTTTTCAGACCAGTGAGTTTCTGCTGGAGCATGGATTCATTGATCGAATTGTGCCAAGACCCGAATTGAGAACGGAAATCTCGCGTTTGATTGACTATTGCGGAATGTAA